The Corynebacterium maris DSM 45190 genome includes a region encoding these proteins:
- a CDS encoding CueP family metal-binding protein, which translates to MHRFSALLAVSALALAGCTATPSPTVTAPDEVGLLAAADLTGRDVAGIIDHLDVLPANVRPEDLSAIVYSDQLVLSTPDEEISMDLPEDVAYISVAPFVTHTHDCTYHSLTTCVGEMRNARIEVTITEDDTGAVLVDETTTTFDNGFIGYWLPRDISGIITITQGEFTGSAPFSTGADAITCITDLRLQSPALQRL; encoded by the coding sequence GTGCATCGATTTTCTGCCCTGCTCGCCGTCTCCGCCCTCGCCCTAGCCGGGTGCACCGCCACCCCCTCCCCCACCGTCACCGCCCCCGACGAAGTGGGGTTATTGGCCGCAGCAGACCTGACCGGCCGCGACGTCGCCGGCATCATCGATCACCTGGATGTGCTGCCCGCCAATGTCCGCCCGGAGGACCTGTCGGCGATTGTGTACTCCGATCAGCTCGTACTGAGCACCCCGGACGAAGAGATCTCTATGGATCTGCCCGAGGATGTCGCCTACATTTCTGTGGCGCCGTTTGTCACCCACACCCATGACTGCACCTATCACAGCCTGACCACGTGTGTAGGCGAGATGCGCAACGCCCGCATCGAGGTCACCATCACAGAAGACGACACCGGCGCGGTGCTGGTCGACGAGACCACCACGACCTTCGACAACGGGTTCATCGGCTATTGGTTGCCGAGAGATATCTCCGGGATCATCACGATCACCCAAGGCGAGTTCACCGGCTCGGCGCCCTTTAGCACCGGGGCAGACGCGATTACCTGCATCACTGATCTACGACTGCAGTCGCCTGCTCTGCAGCGACTTTAG
- a CDS encoding histone-like nucleoid-structuring protein Lsr2: MARQQITQYFDDLDDSPLQEDEVNIIRFSVEGTDYVLDLSEDNARAFHEALEPFITAAREDAKDVLQKTDPADIRTWAQNKGMDVASRGKIPHAILQAYRDAHS, translated from the coding sequence ATGGCGCGACAGCAAATCACCCAGTACTTCGACGATCTCGACGACTCACCGTTACAAGAAGACGAGGTGAACATCATCCGTTTCAGTGTTGAGGGAACTGATTATGTTCTGGACCTCTCGGAAGACAACGCCCGGGCTTTTCATGAGGCGCTCGAGCCTTTTATCACCGCCGCTCGCGAAGACGCCAAGGATGTGTTGCAGAAAACCGACCCCGCGGACATCCGTACGTGGGCTCAGAACAAAGGCATGGACGTGGCCAGCCGTGGCAAAATTCCTCACGCCATCCTGCAGGCCTATCGCGACGCCCATTCCTAA
- a CDS encoding RNA-guided endonuclease InsQ/TnpB family protein, with the protein MTDTSPRPPVVHRGYKLRLDPNLAQLEVLRQQVGTARVAYNMMCAYTHDIQAARDGRWKELVSTGVNFSVAWDQVKKEAKANFALQYPGYQQFSKILTQQVARHRHAAAAIEAGADPAAVWGEEERYATPWLHTAHRRVLVSGLQMCGNSLSNWLTSQSGKRKGPAMGPPQFKRKHHSRESFTIPAPEAMGPKGFATYKRGEARSGEITDYRHVRLSHMGTFRTVDSTKRLVRALRQGGKIKSYTVSRAADRWYVSFLVERPAPQNPPHPTRRQQAAGAVGLDFGVSRPVTLSTGESIPNPRHLARAEKKIKRTQRKLARTQKGSNRRRKLAQRLARHHHTVALRRHGFLHEVTTALAGGFAAIGVEDLNVAGMTSSARGTVDNPGKNVKQKAGLNRAILDVSPGEFRRQLDYKCTERGVALIAVDQFFPSSQICSACGSKTKMPLAKRVYDCQQCGILIDRDVNAAINVLREAARLAQFSLGDSSAPEGAEGKWPWTPTAHRTRPGVGDGAGVEAARPAWSQQSSNRLLVPYNVRIQSEQKHPLQVR; encoded by the coding sequence ATGACCGACACGTCCCCGAGACCACCTGTCGTGCACCGTGGGTATAAACTGCGCTTGGATCCCAACCTTGCTCAGCTAGAGGTGCTGCGACAGCAGGTGGGGACGGCTCGTGTCGCCTACAACATGATGTGCGCCTATACCCACGACATCCAGGCCGCACGGGATGGACGATGGAAAGAGCTCGTCAGCACTGGTGTTAATTTCTCGGTTGCGTGGGACCAGGTAAAGAAAGAAGCCAAGGCTAATTTTGCCCTGCAATATCCCGGTTACCAGCAGTTTTCCAAGATTCTCACCCAGCAGGTGGCCCGTCATCGCCACGCTGCTGCAGCTATCGAAGCGGGGGCGGATCCCGCCGCTGTCTGGGGTGAGGAGGAACGGTATGCCACCCCCTGGTTGCACACCGCGCACCGGCGGGTGCTGGTCTCTGGGCTGCAAATGTGTGGAAATTCCCTCTCCAATTGGCTGACGTCTCAGTCAGGAAAACGTAAAGGCCCAGCGATGGGGCCGCCACAGTTTAAAAGAAAACACCATTCGCGCGAGTCATTTACTATCCCCGCCCCTGAGGCGATGGGCCCGAAAGGCTTCGCGACCTACAAGCGTGGCGAAGCACGGTCGGGGGAGATTACCGACTACCGGCACGTCCGTCTGTCACATATGGGTACTTTCCGGACAGTCGATAGCACAAAACGCCTGGTAAGGGCACTGCGACAGGGCGGAAAGATAAAATCTTACACCGTCTCTCGCGCCGCCGACCGATGGTATGTCTCCTTCCTGGTGGAACGCCCCGCCCCGCAGAATCCACCGCACCCCACCCGCCGCCAGCAGGCCGCTGGCGCTGTCGGTCTCGACTTCGGTGTCAGCCGACCGGTTACCCTCTCCACCGGGGAGAGCATCCCCAACCCCCGTCACTTGGCCCGGGCGGAGAAGAAGATCAAGCGCACCCAGCGCAAGCTGGCCCGCACCCAGAAAGGATCCAACAGGAGAAGAAAACTTGCTCAGCGTCTGGCCCGCCACCACCACACGGTCGCGCTCCGACGTCACGGATTTCTCCACGAGGTGACCACCGCCCTAGCGGGTGGGTTCGCCGCGATTGGGGTCGAAGACCTCAACGTGGCGGGTATGACCTCCTCGGCGCGCGGCACTGTGGACAACCCGGGTAAGAATGTGAAGCAGAAGGCGGGCCTCAACCGGGCCATCCTGGATGTCTCGCCCGGGGAGTTTCGTCGCCAGCTCGACTACAAGTGCACCGAACGCGGCGTCGCCCTTATTGCGGTCGACCAGTTTTTCCCGTCGTCGCAAATCTGCTCAGCGTGTGGCTCGAAAACCAAAATGCCACTAGCCAAGCGAGTCTACGACTGCCAGCAGTGCGGGATACTGATCGACCGAGACGTCAACGCCGCGATCAACGTCCTGCGCGAGGCAGCTCGTCTAGCGCAGTTCAGCCTTGGCGATAGCTCCGCCCCGGAGGGGGCAGAGGGTAAATGGCCGTGGACACCCACAGCACACCGCACCCGGCCAGGTGTCGGGGACGGAGCAGGGGTAGAAGCGGCAAGGCCCGCGTGGTCACAGCAGTCGAGTAATCGGCTGCTCGTCCCTTATAACGTGCGGATACAAAGCGAGCAGAAACACCCGTTACAGGTCAGATAA
- a CDS encoding ribbon-helix-helix domain-containing protein, with amino-acid sequence MSKENRFAPKKPVADAAHVEDIFVNVPTKKLSIDVDADLHKRLKLMSTLEERSMRSIVEECLTEFLDTQGR; translated from the coding sequence ATGAGTAAAGAAAACCGCTTCGCCCCCAAAAAGCCTGTCGCCGACGCAGCCCACGTCGAAGACATCTTCGTCAACGTGCCGACGAAAAAGCTCTCTATCGACGTCGACGCTGATCTGCACAAGCGACTCAAGCTGATGTCCACGCTCGAGGAGCGCTCCATGCGCTCGATTGTGGAGGAATGCTTGACGGAGTTCCTAGACACACAGGGCAGGTAA
- a CDS encoding replication initiation protein, with translation MPVTSDDPAPSLWSGTRRYTTEADYRGQLEAWFNAQMVTHTTGELSDRGWCHHDAEILLDHLGRDSLHCARDRSSITKAWSTTRDKHGRRTPLVWPRERAHLAEYIHFTNPSFAAVIVIDVDHVGAPGGRPSDLSLDVADKVAKLAHFNLGPNWIGINPESGKSQLIWYIDPVYRTQGTSSKPWALLEALHAELQGYFEADKNFAHGWSRNPIYTGDNLGAYCWYAQHHEVFHMRLLSAGLWMLQGETVATIEDKGVDDRKHTQRFSSGRELINAARTNTERARQARDVLAGLEDDDLSDAFAAADPDVIDGVRVVWQSPGRAQRDVTAFRHALKTGGKLHRAGKKMTDDAIIDAYRQAYEVAHSVGADGRAREEPPMKDLRSLARRVRGYVSSNKRSSDAGATEGPATGYKMSSSERKALATLGRRGGKKAAERWKDPDSAYVKDLSQKLARANKRRAAGGRSKAYEIAAYFDRVYEQTDSYPLVSDAAQEFNVSNRTVQRALEKAGIELPTGRRGKGDRP, from the coding sequence GTGCCGGTCACATCAGACGATCCCGCCCCGTCGCTGTGGTCAGGCACTCGCCGGTACACCACCGAGGCGGACTACCGCGGCCAGCTCGAGGCCTGGTTTAACGCCCAGATGGTCACCCACACCACCGGTGAACTTTCTGATCGGGGCTGGTGCCATCACGACGCTGAGATCCTGCTCGATCACCTCGGCAGAGATAGTCTGCACTGCGCGCGTGACCGGTCCTCGATCACCAAAGCCTGGTCCACTACCCGCGACAAACACGGCCGGCGCACACCCCTGGTGTGGCCGCGGGAACGCGCGCACCTGGCGGAATACATCCACTTCACCAACCCGAGTTTTGCCGCGGTCATCGTCATCGACGTCGACCACGTCGGCGCCCCCGGTGGTCGGCCCTCGGATCTAAGCCTGGATGTCGCCGATAAGGTCGCTAAGCTGGCCCACTTTAACCTCGGGCCGAACTGGATCGGGATCAACCCGGAATCCGGCAAATCCCAGCTCATTTGGTACATAGACCCCGTCTACCGCACCCAGGGAACCTCCTCGAAGCCGTGGGCGCTGCTGGAGGCCCTGCATGCGGAGCTGCAGGGCTATTTCGAGGCGGATAAGAACTTCGCCCACGGCTGGTCGCGTAACCCGATCTACACGGGGGATAATCTGGGGGCATATTGCTGGTACGCCCAGCACCACGAGGTGTTTCACATGCGCCTGCTCTCAGCAGGATTATGGATGCTCCAGGGAGAAACGGTGGCCACGATAGAAGACAAAGGCGTTGACGACCGCAAACACACGCAGCGGTTTTCCAGCGGCCGGGAGCTGATCAACGCCGCCCGGACCAACACCGAACGCGCCCGCCAGGCCCGCGACGTCCTCGCCGGGCTCGAAGACGACGATCTCAGCGATGCTTTCGCCGCAGCCGACCCAGATGTCATCGACGGGGTGCGGGTGGTCTGGCAGTCCCCGGGCCGCGCTCAACGCGACGTCACGGCCTTCCGACATGCGCTGAAGACCGGGGGAAAACTCCACCGGGCCGGGAAGAAGATGACCGACGATGCAATCATCGACGCCTACCGCCAGGCCTACGAGGTCGCCCACTCCGTCGGCGCCGACGGACGCGCCCGAGAAGAACCCCCAATGAAGGATCTGCGCTCTCTGGCTCGCCGCGTCCGCGGCTACGTGTCCAGCAACAAACGTTCCAGCGATGCTGGCGCCACAGAAGGCCCCGCGACCGGTTATAAGATGAGCAGCTCGGAGCGCAAAGCCCTCGCCACCCTCGGGCGCAGAGGTGGCAAGAAAGCCGCCGAACGATGGAAAGACCCAGATAGTGCGTACGTGAAGGATCTTTCGCAGAAACTCGCAAGAGCGAATAAACGTAGAGCCGCCGGTGGACGTAGCAAGGCCTATGAAATAGCGGCATACTTCGACCGGGTATACGAACAGACTGATTCTTACCCTCTAGTGAGTGATGCTGCCCAAGAGTTCAACGTATCGAACAGGACGGTGCAACGTGCTTTGGAAAAGGCTGGAATTGAGCTTCCCACTGGGCGTAGAGGAAAGGGTGACAGGCCATAA
- a CDS encoding ParA family protein: MIIGVINAKGGVGKTTTAIYLGCAFAAEGKPVTVIDLDQQGSASRWADLAESADDPLPFPVEVSNVGRLDKTITRAGQNAVTILDTPPGDTRSIDAAIKVSDFVLIPTQTSLIEVDRVWETLPTVDHLPHGVLITSARLGTKSLDEAVAALEANDIGVFRSRIPIRESIRASFGATPTTDEGYGSVAREILEAIS; this comes from the coding sequence ATGATCATCGGCGTCATCAACGCCAAAGGCGGGGTCGGAAAAACCACGACCGCCATCTACCTCGGCTGCGCGTTTGCCGCCGAGGGCAAACCTGTCACCGTCATCGACCTCGACCAGCAAGGCTCGGCCAGTCGGTGGGCTGATCTCGCGGAAAGTGCCGACGACCCGCTGCCCTTTCCCGTGGAGGTCTCCAACGTCGGTCGCCTCGACAAAACGATCACCCGCGCCGGCCAGAATGCTGTCACCATTTTGGACACTCCGCCGGGTGATACGCGCTCGATTGATGCGGCCATCAAGGTCTCTGACTTTGTGCTCATTCCGACACAGACCTCACTGATCGAGGTCGACCGCGTATGGGAGACCTTGCCGACTGTCGATCACCTTCCCCACGGTGTGCTGATTACTTCCGCACGTCTGGGCACCAAAAGCCTCGATGAGGCCGTGGCCGCCCTAGAAGCGAACGACATCGGCGTCTTTCGCTCACGCATCCCGATCCGGGAGAGCATTCGCGCCAGCTTTGGTGCCACCCCCACCACCGATGAGGGCTACGGCTCGGTAGCCCGAGAAATCCTGGAGGCCATCTCATGA
- a CDS encoding DUF5677 domain-containing protein: MKVEFSFESGLTTPKNAEKFEKIWAQFINKVQDDYQIDLDNQEMLRAHIAEHHGHVLNLMDIFWKSALDAVNWGSEILHEHLEEGSEDDARATLFTTLTGLGSRALLAFSEVSWLLRGGYPHGAFTRVRSLHELFIVAAILSEYGSPESEHPDLVDRYRRHHEVFANTTARDLIATDVPGITDTLNDGVLDKLDTRKKELIATYGKKFATTWGWAAPLFPNEFPSFIGLNRLVMPSLTAYYGIASEHVHASSAGLIDAGEPDEAGAMGFNGGPSTEDLGFPAILAATFLLAVVGAIVPVEIHDPKTGKKIDTGRRMLEVLARLHQEILNAWDKKPAESDSGDAESAEEGS; encoded by the coding sequence ATGAAGGTTGAGTTCAGTTTTGAATCCGGACTAACGACACCTAAAAATGCCGAGAAGTTCGAGAAGATTTGGGCGCAATTCATTAACAAGGTCCAGGATGATTATCAGATCGACCTGGATAATCAAGAAATGCTTCGTGCCCATATCGCCGAACATCATGGCCATGTTCTTAACCTGATGGATATTTTCTGGAAAAGCGCACTGGACGCCGTCAATTGGGGGTCGGAAATCCTTCACGAACATCTCGAAGAAGGCTCAGAAGATGATGCCCGCGCCACGCTATTTACGACCTTGACAGGTCTTGGCAGCCGGGCCTTGCTCGCCTTTAGCGAAGTATCCTGGCTGCTACGAGGCGGTTACCCGCACGGGGCTTTTACCCGCGTTCGCTCTCTCCACGAACTTTTTATTGTCGCGGCAATCCTCTCGGAATATGGTTCTCCTGAGTCAGAACATCCCGACCTTGTGGATCGCTATCGTCGTCATCATGAAGTCTTCGCCAACACAACTGCTAGAGATCTGATCGCCACCGACGTCCCGGGTATCACCGACACCCTTAACGACGGTGTCCTTGACAAGCTCGATACCCGGAAGAAGGAGCTCATTGCTACCTACGGCAAGAAATTTGCAACGACCTGGGGCTGGGCTGCACCTTTGTTTCCCAATGAGTTCCCCTCATTTATAGGTTTGAACAGGCTGGTCATGCCCAGCTTGACCGCCTACTACGGAATCGCGAGCGAGCATGTACATGCAAGCTCTGCCGGCTTAATTGATGCCGGAGAACCGGACGAGGCAGGGGCGATGGGGTTCAATGGCGGACCGAGCACTGAGGATCTCGGTTTTCCGGCCATCCTCGCAGCCACATTCCTGCTTGCTGTGGTGGGCGCCATTGTCCCAGTAGAGATTCATGACCCGAAAACGGGCAAAAAGATCGACACCGGCCGCCGCATGCTCGAGGTCCTAGCTCGGCTCCACCAAGAAATTCTCAATGCTTGGGACAAGAAACCAGCAGAAAGTGACTCAGGTGATGCTGAATCAGCCGAGGAGGGTTCATAA
- a CDS encoding ParA family protein, with product MIISVINAKGGVGKTTTAIYLASVLASRGHQIRFLDMDRQGSAMEWFERAEDNGTPLAFPVEVTIPRQLSRIARQDHNDQIIIIDTPPGDTDAIDAVIEVSDFVLVPTRSRSADMTRVWEILPLLQDRPHAVLLTFVRAGTTSLTDALTALKDNDASFLEAYIPLRESIGNSYGYAPTHFDGYEAVTDEILEALK from the coding sequence GTGATTATCAGTGTCATCAATGCCAAAGGCGGGGTAGGAAAAACCACCACCGCCATCTACCTCGCCTCTGTGCTGGCTTCCCGCGGCCACCAGATCCGGTTTCTCGACATGGACCGTCAAGGCTCCGCCATGGAGTGGTTCGAACGCGCCGAGGATAACGGCACACCGCTGGCCTTCCCCGTGGAAGTCACGATCCCGCGGCAACTTAGCCGGATCGCACGACAGGACCACAACGATCAGATCATCATCATCGACACCCCACCCGGGGACACCGATGCGATTGATGCCGTCATCGAGGTCTCTGACTTCGTGCTCGTCCCCACCCGTTCGCGCAGCGCGGATATGACCCGTGTCTGGGAAATCCTGCCACTGCTGCAGGACCGCCCGCATGCTGTGCTACTGACGTTTGTGCGTGCCGGCACCACGTCGCTGACCGACGCGCTGACCGCACTCAAAGACAACGATGCTTCGTTCCTGGAGGCGTATATCCCGCTGCGGGAGTCCATCGGTAACTCCTATGGCTACGCACCCACCCACTTCGACGGCTACGAGGCCGTCACCGACGAAATCCTGGAGGCATTGAAATAA
- a CDS encoding replication protein RepA: MANHSPHANDGKKSNHIDIYEQLRRVQKAGILDPYAYAPADFIGIFPYSHRAGDKITLVDGDKRITLMAPDGLPYGRYPRLIMMWLGREVVRRKGTMPMDEARKIPLGKSLAHFLRECGVIKAANPDGTLRPVSTRSYRALKAQLLRLANTTIHIETTGNGAQGAATTWDNTLISEEGFFWWDILDNTDDSGEQYMLLSEKVFIRIGQSCVPVDPVHLSELSTSVAATDLYVWTTKRKSTHSGYTRVTWAQLRGQVGATFPDTDQGMRNFRKQIRLARKKVLATWPEAGIREWQGGLELVGKETAVPKKYAFPRP, translated from the coding sequence ATGGCTAATCATAGCCCCCACGCCAACGACGGCAAGAAGTCCAACCACATTGACATCTACGAGCAGCTGCGCCGGGTGCAAAAAGCTGGGATTCTCGACCCCTACGCCTACGCGCCCGCCGACTTCATCGGGATCTTTCCCTACAGCCACCGTGCCGGCGACAAGATCACCCTCGTCGACGGTGACAAACGGATCACGCTCATGGCGCCTGACGGGCTGCCCTACGGACGCTATCCCCGACTGATCATGATGTGGCTCGGCCGAGAGGTCGTCCGCCGGAAAGGGACGATGCCGATGGATGAGGCGAGAAAAATCCCCTTGGGGAAGTCACTCGCCCATTTTCTGCGCGAATGCGGCGTCATCAAAGCAGCCAACCCCGATGGCACTCTGCGACCAGTCAGCACTCGGTCCTACCGAGCGCTCAAGGCGCAGCTGCTGCGCCTGGCCAACACCACCATTCACATCGAGACCACAGGGAACGGTGCCCAAGGGGCGGCTACGACCTGGGACAACACCTTGATTTCCGAAGAAGGCTTCTTCTGGTGGGACATCCTCGACAACACAGATGACAGCGGGGAGCAGTACATGTTGCTCAGCGAAAAAGTGTTCATCCGCATCGGACAATCCTGTGTGCCGGTCGACCCCGTACACCTGTCAGAGCTCTCTACCAGCGTGGCCGCCACTGACCTCTATGTCTGGACCACCAAACGTAAAAGTACCCATAGCGGCTACACACGCGTGACCTGGGCACAACTGAGAGGTCAAGTCGGCGCGACGTTTCCTGACACAGATCAAGGCATGCGCAACTTCCGTAAACAAATCCGGTTAGCCCGGAAGAAAGTGCTGGCCACCTGGCCAGAAGCCGGAATCCGTGAGTGGCAGGGAGGCCTAGAACTGGTAGGAAAGGAAACTGCCGTTCCTAAAAAATACGCTTTCCCCCGCCCCTAA
- a CDS encoding DNA methyltransferase, whose amino-acid sequence MSPSDYLDRQTSLQRLRAFGHRWTTTITNWRESGETATEKKYAQSFWADLLDCFGIIAARQRLFEREASRASTGKHGWIDFFMPGAAIGEAKSLDVDLTAAAGQIDDYLGGGTISQAEFPRYAILTNFETIQIHKLDTTDSAVVFHVADIAAHYDDLLFLIGADTLSREEEEAASITAAELMADLYVAVLGDDEVDEPVGDDPNVPASPEDEDEREATTSILMTRLLFLLYGDDAGLWETDLFYRWVDQETTAASLGPQLSQLFELLNTPVSRRPKRLPDLLARFPYVNGSIFADEIGMEYFTPETRDALLAACRFRWTSISVSVFGAMFQLVKSKEARRAAGEHYTSETNILKTLGPLFLDDYQARADRLIRNKSSRLKDFDALMDEMAANIYVDPAAGSGNFLNLAYARLREIETALIVEKRQRFTTTGGSAMTLFIEAEQKLSIDQFHGFEIGWWPAKIAETSMFLVDHQANQKLAKAIGEAPERLPITITAHIHTGNALRLDWREVLPLPKGKTFIFGNPPFIGQYTKTDEQTADMKHVWGTDYDGYLDYVTGWHKKAIDLYRERSGEFSFVTTNSITQGQPVPALFRPVFKAGWVIKFAHRTFSWDSQAPGQAAVHCVIVGFTKDTTIKPRLWDYPDVKGEPVEQKITQGINAYLIDGPNILITKRSKVLSPELGTVIKGSQPTDGGNLVPKAGTPRPTHDSIAMKYVRYFVGAKELINGTDRWCFWMAGDDFNPGDLRKSAVLRDVTQAVQKMRAESKKAPTREQAATPHRFTEIRQFEKNYLAIPSHVSENRRYFLAQRFDPEVICGNANFQVEDPDGLQFALISSSIFITWQRAVGGRIKSDLRFANTLTWNTFPTPELTDKQRSAIITGGQKVLGARALHPDRSLADHYNPLAMSPELLSAHRALDKAVDTAFGAPRVLKNERERLEVLFARYAEMTE is encoded by the coding sequence GTGAGCCCGTCGGATTATCTTGATCGCCAAACCTCGCTGCAGCGCCTCCGCGCCTTCGGCCACCGCTGGACAACCACCATCACCAACTGGCGAGAATCCGGGGAAACTGCGACAGAAAAGAAATACGCCCAATCCTTCTGGGCTGACCTGCTGGACTGCTTCGGGATCATCGCCGCACGCCAGCGGCTGTTCGAGCGCGAAGCTAGCCGGGCGAGCACCGGCAAACACGGCTGGATCGACTTCTTCATGCCCGGGGCGGCCATCGGCGAGGCCAAATCCCTCGACGTCGACCTCACGGCCGCGGCCGGCCAGATCGACGATTACCTCGGCGGCGGGACCATTAGCCAGGCCGAGTTTCCCCGCTACGCGATCCTGACGAACTTCGAGACCATCCAGATCCACAAACTCGACACCACTGACTCAGCCGTGGTCTTCCACGTCGCCGACATCGCAGCCCACTACGATGACCTGCTTTTTCTCATCGGCGCCGACACTTTAAGCCGCGAGGAAGAAGAAGCCGCCTCCATTACGGCTGCTGAGCTCATGGCTGATCTCTATGTCGCAGTCCTCGGCGACGATGAGGTCGATGAACCCGTCGGTGATGACCCGAACGTCCCGGCCAGTCCCGAGGACGAGGACGAGCGGGAGGCGACGACCTCGATTTTGATGACCCGGCTGCTGTTTTTGCTCTACGGCGACGACGCCGGACTATGGGAGACCGATCTGTTCTACCGGTGGGTGGATCAAGAAACCACCGCCGCCAGCCTCGGCCCGCAGCTCAGTCAGCTCTTTGAGCTGCTCAACACCCCGGTCAGCCGCCGTCCGAAGCGTCTGCCGGATCTGCTGGCCCGGTTCCCCTATGTCAACGGCTCCATTTTCGCCGACGAGATCGGCATGGAGTACTTCACCCCCGAAACCCGCGACGCGCTACTGGCGGCCTGCCGATTTCGGTGGACCAGTATCAGCGTCTCCGTATTCGGCGCGATGTTTCAGCTGGTCAAATCCAAAGAAGCCCGCCGGGCCGCCGGGGAGCACTACACCTCCGAGACCAACATCCTCAAAACCCTCGGGCCCCTGTTCCTCGATGACTATCAGGCCCGCGCGGATCGGTTGATCCGCAACAAATCCAGCCGACTCAAAGACTTCGACGCCCTGATGGACGAGATGGCCGCCAATATCTATGTCGACCCGGCGGCCGGCAGCGGCAACTTCCTCAACCTCGCCTACGCGCGTCTGCGCGAGATTGAAACTGCGTTGATCGTGGAAAAACGCCAACGCTTCACCACCACCGGTGGATCAGCGATGACGTTGTTCATCGAGGCGGAGCAGAAGCTCTCGATTGATCAGTTCCACGGCTTCGAGATCGGATGGTGGCCCGCCAAAATCGCCGAAACCTCCATGTTCCTGGTCGATCACCAAGCCAACCAGAAACTAGCCAAAGCCATCGGCGAAGCTCCCGAGCGGTTGCCGATTACCATTACCGCGCACATCCACACCGGCAACGCGCTGCGCCTGGATTGGCGTGAAGTGTTGCCGCTGCCGAAGGGCAAGACGTTTATCTTCGGCAACCCACCGTTTATCGGCCAGTACACCAAGACCGACGAGCAGACCGCGGACATGAAACACGTCTGGGGCACAGACTACGACGGTTACCTCGATTACGTCACCGGCTGGCATAAAAAAGCCATCGACCTCTACCGAGAGCGCTCCGGTGAGTTCTCCTTCGTGACGACCAACTCCATTACCCAGGGCCAACCGGTGCCGGCCCTGTTCCGCCCGGTCTTTAAGGCCGGGTGGGTCATCAAGTTCGCCCACCGCACCTTCTCCTGGGACTCCCAAGCCCCAGGACAAGCGGCTGTACACTGCGTGATCGTCGGGTTTACCAAGGACACCACCATTAAGCCCCGTCTGTGGGACTACCCGGACGTCAAAGGTGAACCCGTGGAGCAGAAGATCACCCAGGGAATCAACGCCTACCTCATCGATGGGCCGAATATCCTGATCACCAAACGCTCGAAAGTGCTTTCCCCGGAGCTAGGAACGGTTATTAAAGGATCGCAACCTACAGATGGCGGGAACCTTGTTCCGAAAGCAGGCACACCACGGCCTACCCATGACTCTATAGCCATGAAATACGTGCGCTACTTCGTCGGTGCCAAAGAACTCATCAACGGCACCGACCGATGGTGCTTCTGGATGGCTGGCGATGACTTTAATCCCGGTGATTTACGGAAGTCTGCGGTCCTTCGTGATGTAACGCAAGCGGTGCAGAAAATGCGTGCAGAGAGCAAGAAAGCACCGACACGAGAACAGGCCGCGACTCCACACCGCTTTACAGAGATCCGGCAGTTCGAGAAAAACTACTTGGCCATTCCTTCGCATGTCTCAGAAAACCGTCGGTATTTCCTTGCCCAGCGTTTCGATCCCGAAGTGATCTGCGGTAATGCGAATTTCCAAGTGGAAGACCCCGACGGTTTGCAGTTCGCGTTGATCTCGTCGTCCATATTCATTACCTGGCAGCGTGCCGTTGGCGGGCGTATCAAGTCAGATCTGCGGTTTGCGAATACCCTGACGTGGAACACCTTTCCCACCCCGGAGCTGACCGACAAGCAGCGCAGCGCCATCATCACCGGAGGACAGAAGGTGCTCGGTGCCCGCGCGCTCCACCCTGATCGCTCATTAGCCGATCACTACAACCCACTCGCGATGAGCCCTGAGCTGCTAAGCGCACACCGCGCCCTAGACAAGGCTGTGGACACAGCCTTCGGTGCACCTCGAGTACTGAAGAATGAGAGGGAGCGTCTCGAAGTGCTCTTCGCCCGCTACGCCGAAATGACCGAATAG